From the genome of Winogradskyella forsetii, one region includes:
- a CDS encoding DUF6252 family protein: protein MKKLILLSLVFLSVFSCGDEVQFNSPAFQGTLNNQPWRAQAFSASIDDSGFLTITGINNAQTLELFLPTAAVGEYYLGSVESMEARFTGADGTVYSTNNPNGTDPDYGDYGVIRLDEILDNTFTGTFRFNAYSASGAEVNFTGATNEGTVENPIYGGIFYKVPLFSGTIPANPIACEDVEILADEALIAYQATFSPNLEFINRTDYEAACSNYIAALNTQRSYCGDVDGVIQTTIDDLNACAFPCEYATDNAIEAESQLTNATIGNYNEKCAQYLLYLQEQIQICGDEDGSIQMEIDALDCADDDNDGVPNVFEDFNGDGDKTNDDTDGDGIANYLDNDDDGDGILTQYEAVDEDGNPADTDGDMDVDYLDNDDDGDGILTINENADPNGDGNPDDAVDTDGDGVPDYLQA, encoded by the coding sequence ATGAAAAAATTAATCCTCTTATCTCTTGTTTTTCTTTCGGTATTCAGTTGTGGTGATGAAGTACAATTTAATTCTCCTGCGTTTCAAGGCACTCTTAACAATCAACCGTGGAGAGCTCAAGCATTTTCTGCAAGTATAGACGACTCCGGTTTTTTAACCATAACAGGAATAAATAATGCTCAAACTTTAGAACTGTTCTTACCAACAGCAGCCGTTGGTGAATATTATTTAGGTAGTGTAGAATCTATGGAAGCTAGGTTTACTGGAGCCGATGGTACGGTGTATTCTACTAATAATCCTAATGGAACAGATCCAGATTATGGAGATTATGGTGTAATTAGACTCGACGAAATTTTAGACAATACATTTACTGGAACATTTCGTTTCAATGCCTATAGTGCTTCTGGTGCTGAAGTAAATTTTACTGGAGCTACCAATGAAGGCACGGTAGAAAATCCCATTTATGGCGGCATCTTTTATAAAGTTCCGCTGTTTTCTGGAACTATTCCAGCAAATCCTATTGCATGTGAAGATGTGGAAATACTTGCTGATGAAGCATTGATAGCGTACCAAGCAACATTTTCTCCAAATTTAGAGTTTATAAATAGAACAGATTATGAAGCTGCTTGTAGCAATTATATAGCAGCATTGAATACACAGCGCAGTTATTGCGGAGATGTTGATGGCGTTATACAAACCACGATCGATGATTTAAATGCTTGTGCCTTTCCTTGTGAGTATGCCACTGATAATGCTATTGAAGCGGAATCCCAGTTAACCAATGCAACCATTGGTAATTATAATGAAAAATGTGCACAATATTTACTCTATTTACAAGAGCAAATTCAGATTTGCGGCGATGAAGACGGAAGTATTCAAATGGAAATCGATGCTTTAGACTGTGCGGATGATGATAATGACGGTGTACCAAACGTTTTTGAAGACTTTAATGGTGATGGAGATAAAACTAACGACGATACTGATGGTGATGGTATTGCGAATTATTTAGATAATGATGACGATGGTGATGGTATATTAACACAATATGAAGCGGTTGACGAAGATGGTAACCCAGCAGATACGGATGGTGATATGGATGTTGACTATTTAGATAATGATGATGATGGAGATGGTATTCTAACCATCAATGAGAATGCCGATCCAAATGGAGACGGAAATCCGGATGATGCTGTTGATACGGATGGCGATGGCGTTCCAGATTATTTACAGGCATAA
- a CDS encoding ferritin-like domain-containing protein has protein sequence MFFKRRASERSEFAKELRTEILQYGEIPEDSGSFKGTMHRNWMSLKSTFSSNNEEAILEEAIKGEEESLEVYNDLIQERNLPPSIDSLLIKHKNAIQASINTEKMHEELVS, from the coding sequence ATGTTCTTTAAAAGAAGAGCTTCTGAACGAAGCGAATTTGCTAAAGAACTAAGAACTGAAATCTTACAATACGGAGAAATTCCAGAAGATTCAGGAAGCTTTAAAGGCACAATGCATAGAAATTGGATGAGTTTAAAATCGACTTTTAGTTCTAATAACGAAGAAGCGATTTTAGAGGAAGCCATTAAAGGTGAAGAGGAAAGTTTGGAAGTCTATAATGACTTAATACAAGAGCGGAACTTACCACCAAGTATAGATAGCTTACTGATAAAGCATAAGAACGCCATACAAGCGTCAATCAATACTGAAAAAATGCATGAAGAATTAGTATCGTAA
- the dnaE gene encoding DNA polymerase III subunit alpha translates to MYLIFDTETTGLPKRWDAPITDTDNWPRCIQIAWQLHDAMGNCIEHQDYLVQPKGFNIPYDAEKIHGISTELAQEQGVPLSEVLEKFNLALSKTKFVVGQNVTFDLNIMGAEFVRENVANPLQELPVLDTCTEHTAELCQLPGGRYGKFKLPTLTELHQYLFNKPFAEAHNATADVEATTRCFLELIRRKQYTKEQLDVQPDYFEKFTQENPAEIQLIGLKHINLKRESAKINARLQKEQSEAVTTTIDKEAASQIKEVDFVHLHNHSQFSILQSTISIKDLVAAAAKENMPAVALTDHGNMMGAFHFVSAVSNHNKGVKAQHKQAKEAGLEKKGKIIKPIIGCEFFVCENHEDKTRKDNGYQIVLMAKNKKGYHNLAKLSSAAFTEGFYYVPRIDKKLIEKYKDDLICLTGNLYGEVPSKVLNVGENQAEEALLWWKDTFQDDLYVELMRHDQEDENRVNPVLIQLAKKHEVKLVATNNTYYVEQENANAHDILLCVKDGEKQATPIGRGRGYRYGLPNQEYYFKSTEEMKALFRDVPEAIVNIQEVVDKIEPYELARDVLLPAFDIPDEFKHEDDLKDEGKRGENAYLRHLTYEGAKKRYGDITPEIAERLDFELSVIENTGYPGYFLIVEDFIREARKMDVSVGPGRGSAAGSVVAYCLWITNIDPIKYDLLFERFLNPDRVSMPDIDIDFDDEGRGRVMDYVIEKYGSNQVAQIITYGTMAAKSSIRDTARVLDLPLNEADHIAKLIPLMSKLGKIFGLDEKELAKKFRAEDLEKINELLNISDGEDLQAETINQARILEGSVRNTGIHACGVIITPGDITNYVPVSLAKDSDLYVTQFDNSVVESAGLLKMDFLGLKTLTLIKDTVKIVKAKHDIDLDPDSFPLDDEKTYELFQRGETVGVFQYESPGMQKHMKNLKPTVFDDLIAMNALYRPGPMEYIPSFIARKHGDEEIDYDLPEMEEYLKETYGITVYQEQVMLLSQKLADFTKGEADVLRKAMGKKQIAVLDKMKPKFIEQASAKGLDAKKLEKIWKDWEAFASYAFNKSHSTCYAWIAYQTAYLKAHYPAEYMAAVLSNNMNDIKSVTFFMEECKRMRLPVLGPSVNESYYKFSVNKDNAVRFGMGAIKGVGHGAVKTIVENRKEDGNYKSIFDLAKRIDLRAANKKAFEGLANAGGFDCFADTHRAQYFAHDGDGITFLEKAVKYGAKHQENENSAQVSLFGEASDVQIAEPVVPPCEDWGTMEKLSREREVVGIYISGHPLDDFAIEMKTFCNGVVAHFNNLEAIVNKEVTFGGVVTDVQHRVSKQGKGWAIFTIEDYTDSHEFRIFGEDYLKFRHFFVINSFVYVRAFVREGWVNRDTGKKGDPRIQFNSFQLLHDVMDTYAKKLSIQLNIRDLEQDTISVLYDLIKFHEGSQTLNFVVYDNAEKIKVQMPSRKNKVKISQELLDGLKEHDVMYKLN, encoded by the coding sequence ATGTACTTAATATTCGATACCGAAACCACAGGATTACCAAAGCGTTGGGATGCACCAATTACAGATACTGATAATTGGCCAAGATGTATCCAAATTGCATGGCAGTTGCATGATGCTATGGGAAATTGTATCGAGCATCAAGATTATTTGGTGCAACCAAAAGGTTTCAATATTCCCTATGATGCTGAAAAAATCCACGGGATTTCAACCGAATTAGCCCAAGAACAAGGCGTACCATTGTCCGAAGTTCTAGAGAAATTCAATCTCGCCTTGTCCAAAACAAAATTTGTTGTCGGACAAAATGTAACCTTCGATCTGAATATTATGGGAGCCGAGTTTGTACGTGAAAACGTCGCAAACCCACTTCAAGAATTACCTGTTTTAGATACCTGTACGGAACATACCGCAGAATTATGTCAATTACCAGGTGGACGTTATGGAAAGTTTAAGCTTCCAACACTTACCGAATTACATCAATACTTATTCAATAAACCGTTTGCTGAAGCACACAATGCCACAGCCGATGTTGAAGCCACTACACGTTGCTTTTTAGAATTAATAAGACGAAAGCAATATACCAAGGAACAGCTCGATGTTCAGCCTGATTATTTTGAAAAGTTTACACAAGAAAATCCTGCTGAAATCCAACTTATCGGCTTAAAACATATTAATCTTAAGAGGGAAAGTGCTAAAATCAATGCCAGACTTCAAAAAGAACAATCCGAAGCGGTCACGACAACTATTGATAAGGAAGCGGCATCGCAAATAAAAGAGGTTGATTTTGTGCATCTGCATAACCATTCCCAATTTTCAATTCTCCAATCTACAATCAGCATAAAAGATTTAGTAGCAGCTGCAGCCAAAGAAAATATGCCAGCCGTGGCGTTGACGGATCATGGTAATATGATGGGCGCTTTTCATTTTGTGAGTGCGGTTTCCAATCATAATAAAGGTGTCAAGGCACAACACAAACAAGCCAAAGAAGCTGGTTTAGAAAAAAAGGGAAAAATAATCAAACCAATTATTGGTTGTGAATTCTTTGTCTGTGAAAACCACGAAGACAAAACCCGAAAAGATAATGGGTATCAAATTGTGCTCATGGCCAAGAATAAAAAAGGCTATCACAATTTGGCAAAATTATCGTCTGCAGCCTTTACCGAGGGATTTTACTACGTTCCTAGAATCGATAAAAAACTCATTGAAAAATATAAAGACGATTTAATTTGTTTAACAGGAAACCTTTATGGTGAGGTGCCGAGTAAGGTGTTGAATGTTGGTGAAAATCAAGCTGAAGAAGCCTTGCTATGGTGGAAAGACACCTTTCAAGACGACTTATATGTTGAGTTAATGCGTCACGATCAGGAAGATGAAAATCGTGTGAATCCTGTGTTGATTCAGTTAGCTAAAAAGCATGAGGTTAAATTAGTAGCAACCAACAATACCTATTATGTTGAGCAAGAAAACGCTAATGCTCACGATATTTTATTGTGTGTAAAAGATGGCGAAAAACAAGCGACACCAATTGGTCGTGGTCGCGGTTATCGTTATGGATTGCCAAACCAAGAGTATTATTTTAAATCGACTGAAGAAATGAAGGCGTTGTTTAGGGATGTGCCTGAAGCGATTGTGAATATCCAAGAAGTGGTCGATAAGATTGAACCTTACGAGTTGGCTCGTGATGTATTGTTGCCGGCTTTCGACATTCCTGATGAATTTAAACATGAAGACGATTTAAAGGACGAAGGCAAACGAGGTGAAAATGCCTATTTAAGACATTTAACCTACGAAGGCGCTAAAAAACGCTATGGAGACATCACGCCAGAAATTGCAGAACGTCTCGATTTTGAATTAAGTGTTATTGAAAATACAGGTTATCCTGGTTACTTCTTAATTGTAGAAGATTTTATTCGCGAAGCTCGAAAAATGGATGTGTCCGTTGGTCCTGGTCGTGGTTCTGCGGCTGGCTCTGTGGTGGCTTATTGTTTATGGATTACTAATATCGATCCTATTAAGTACGATTTACTTTTTGAGCGTTTCCTAAATCCAGATCGTGTAAGCATGCCAGATATCGATATCGATTTTGATGATGAAGGTCGTGGTCGTGTTATGGATTATGTGATTGAAAAATATGGTTCCAATCAAGTGGCACAAATTATTACTTACGGTACCATGGCAGCCAAATCGTCGATTAGGGATACAGCCAGAGTTTTGGATTTACCGTTAAATGAAGCCGACCATATCGCCAAATTAATTCCGCTGATGTCCAAACTCGGAAAGATTTTTGGTTTAGACGAAAAGGAACTCGCCAAGAAATTTAGGGCTGAAGATTTAGAGAAAATCAATGAATTGCTCAATATTTCTGATGGTGAAGATTTACAGGCCGAAACCATCAACCAAGCCAGAATTTTGGAAGGTTCGGTTCGTAATACGGGAATTCATGCCTGTGGTGTAATTATTACGCCAGGTGATATTACCAATTATGTGCCTGTGTCTTTGGCTAAGGATTCCGATTTATATGTCACCCAATTTGATAACTCTGTAGTGGAAAGTGCAGGCTTGTTGAAAATGGATTTCTTGGGATTAAAAACCTTGACGCTGATTAAGGATACCGTTAAAATTGTAAAGGCGAAACACGATATAGATTTAGATCCTGATAGCTTTCCGCTAGACGATGAAAAAACATATGAACTTTTCCAACGCGGTGAAACGGTTGGTGTGTTTCAGTATGAATCGCCTGGCATGCAAAAGCACATGAAGAACTTGAAGCCAACGGTTTTTGATGATTTAATTGCCATGAATGCCCTTTATCGTCCAGGGCCGATGGAATACATTCCGAGTTTTATTGCGCGAAAACATGGCGATGAAGAGATTGACTACGATTTACCAGAAATGGAAGAATATCTCAAGGAAACCTACGGTATTACGGTGTACCAAGAGCAAGTGATGTTGCTATCCCAAAAATTGGCTGATTTTACCAAAGGTGAAGCCGATGTTTTGAGAAAAGCGATGGGTAAAAAGCAGATTGCGGTTTTGGATAAGATGAAACCAAAATTTATTGAGCAGGCAAGTGCCAAAGGATTAGATGCCAAAAAACTAGAGAAAATCTGGAAGGATTGGGAAGCCTTTGCGAGTTACGCCTTTAACAAATCGCACTCCACCTGTTATGCATGGATTGCTTACCAAACCGCCTATTTAAAAGCCCATTATCCAGCAGAATATATGGCTGCGGTTTTATCTAACAATATGAACGATATTAAATCCGTCACCTTCTTTATGGAAGAATGTAAGAGGATGCGATTACCGGTTTTGGGACCAAGTGTCAATGAGAGTTACTATAAGTTTTCGGTAAATAAAGACAATGCCGTTCGTTTTGGAATGGGAGCGATCAAAGGCGTGGGTCATGGTGCTGTAAAAACCATAGTAGAAAACCGGAAGGAAGATGGGAATTATAAATCCATTTTCGATTTAGCCAAACGTATCGATTTGCGAGCCGCCAACAAAAAAGCCTTTGAAGGTTTAGCAAATGCAGGTGGCTTTGATTGTTTTGCAGATACGCACCGTGCCCAATATTTTGCGCACGACGGCGATGGTATTACCTTTTTGGAAAAAGCTGTAAAATATGGTGCCAAGCATCAAGAAAATGAAAATTCGGCACAGGTGAGTTTGTTTGGTGAGGCGAGTGATGTGCAAATTGCCGAACCTGTGGTGCCACCTTGTGAAGATTGGGGAACGATGGAAAAACTATCGCGCGAACGGGAAGTGGTTGGGATTTATATTTCTGGTCACCCTTTAGATGATTTTGCTATTGAAATGAAAACCTTTTGCAATGGCGTGGTCGCTCATTTTAATAATTTGGAAGCCATTGTCAATAAAGAAGTCACATTTGGAGGTGTGGTAACAGACGTGCAACATCGTGTGAGTAAGCAAGGTAAAGGTTGGGCAATTTTTACGATTGAAGATTATACTGATAGCCACGAGTTCAGGATTTTTGGAGAGGATTATTTAAAGTTCAGACACTTTTTTGTGATTAAT